In the Hordeum vulgare subsp. vulgare chromosome 7H, MorexV3_pseudomolecules_assembly, whole genome shotgun sequence genome, one interval contains:
- the LOC123409419 gene encoding transcription factor bHLH130-like: MYGSPASKDLNQPPPPMNSSGLLRYRSAPSTLLGEVCEEFLQPGPRAASPDAAAAAAADNVFSRFLADHQIRDTKPPPPPPVAHFPDDAAAMASQHHHHQQQQMMFHSHQQQQQQQMPPVGVEGLYRTVSSAGMDSAAAATVGGSSSLLRQSSSPAGFLNHLNMDNGYESMLRQGMGVGFRNGATNAAAAVDSSGSGGGRLKGQLSFSSRQGSLMSQISEMGSEDLGGSSPEGAGGSRGYIPGYPMSSGWEESSLMSENMSGMKRPRDSSEPAQNGLAHQFSLPKTSSEMAAIEKFLQFQDAVPCKIRAKRGCATHPRSIAERVRRTRISERIRKLQELVPNMDKQTNTADMLDLAVDYIKELQEQVKVINESRASCTCSASKQHHQQYSG; this comes from the exons ATGTACGGCTCGCCGGCGTCCAAGGATCTgaaccagccgccgccgccgatgaACTCCTCCGGGCTCCTCAGGTACAGATCGGCGCCCAGCACGCTGCTCGGCGAGGTCTGCGAGGAGTTCCTCCAGCCCGGCCCCCGCGCAGCCAGccccgacgccgccgccgccgccgccgccgacaacGTCTTCTCCCGCTTCCTGGCTGACCACCAGATCCGAGACaccaagccgccgccgccgccgcccgtcgccCACTTCCCGGATGACGCTGCTGCCATGGCatcccagcaccaccaccaccagcagcagcagatgATGTTCCACTCccaccaacagcagcagcagcagcagatgccCCCCGTCGGCGTCGAGGGGCTCTACCGCACCGTCAGCTCCGCCGGGATGGACTCCGCCGCGGCGGCCACCGTCGGCGGCTCCAGCAGCCTGCTCCGGCAGAGCAGCTCCCCCGCCGGGTTCCTCAATCATTTGAACATGGACAACG GGTACGAGAGCATGCTGAGGCAAGGCATGGGCGTGGGCTTCAGGAACGGCGCCAccaacgccgccgccgccgtggacTCCTCCGGCAGCGGAGGCGGCAGGCTCAAGGGCCAGCTCAGCTTCTCGTCGCGGCAGGGCTCGCTCATGTCCCAGATCTCGGAGATGGGCAGCGAGGATCTCGGCGGCAGCAGCCCCGAGGGCGCCGGAGGCAGTCGCGGATACATCCCCGGCTACCCCATGAGCTCCGGGTGGGAGGAGTCGTCGCTCATGTCGGAGAACATGTCCGGGATGAAGCGCCCACGGGACTCCTCGGAGCCTGCCcag AACGGGCTGGCGCACCAGTTCAGCCTGCCCAAGACCTCGTCGGAGATGGCCGCCATCGAGAAGTTCCTCCAGTTCCAGGACGCCGTGCCATGCAAGATCCGGGCCAAGCGCGGATGCGCCACGCACCCCCGCAGCATCGCCGAGCGG GTGAGGAGGACGAGAATCAGCGAGCGAATCAGGAAGCTGCAAGAGCTCGTCCCAAACATGGACAAG CAAACCAACACGGCTGACATGTTGGATCTGGCTGTCGACTACATCAAGGAGCTCCAGGAGCAGGTTAAG GTGATCAACGAAAGCCGCGCCAGCTGCACCTGCTCGGCGAGCAAGCAGCATCATCAGCAGTACTCTGGTTGA